In Terriglobales bacterium, a genomic segment contains:
- a CDS encoding alkaline phosphatase family protein produces MAKSAGRELVLSLSLANLCFFETWHRLLFADPFFMPAWSGLDLAALALNVALLSAFFWILMSAARRSPSRLLDAVRKALPLLALLVFLNLLALRYDRALRDAWASREGPLLAAALALALVYAAIRWHRPVLAATEVFALSLAAFVPVTFGQAAWRQINSAAAADTRPAHSLSLPVAGGRRVVWIVFDEMDARPAFLARPPGLSLPNLDRLRAQALYASAARQAGLQTVASFTSIIAGRQVYGARPQANELLVSFQPDAEPHEAFSRQPSLFSKAREAGFATAAAGWYFPYCRLLESSLTRCAWQPMDAPPRAADPAFAAIVAEQWRSLLPLEKRRNHRSLYVSLMRAARDYVADPSLGLVLIHVPVPHEPAIYDRGAGALTLLSFRQSWYEDNLALADRALGELRAAMEQAGTWDSSTVLVTSDHSLRYYRDFNTQTDSRVPFLLKPAGPAQPLTYSSEFSALATHGLLLAALRGEITDTASAARWLDAHAATSSTSTSTD; encoded by the coding sequence ATGGCGAAGTCCGCCGGCCGCGAGCTGGTGCTTTCCCTGTCGCTCGCCAATCTGTGCTTTTTCGAGACCTGGCACCGCTTGCTCTTCGCCGATCCGTTCTTCATGCCCGCGTGGTCCGGCCTGGACTTGGCCGCGCTCGCACTCAACGTTGCCCTGCTTTCGGCCTTCTTTTGGATCTTGATGTCCGCCGCCCGCCGCTCCCCGTCGCGCCTCCTCGATGCGGTTCGGAAGGCGTTGCCCCTGCTGGCCCTGCTGGTCTTCCTGAATCTCCTGGCGTTGCGTTACGACCGCGCGCTGCGTGATGCGTGGGCCTCGCGCGAAGGACCGTTGCTGGCCGCGGCGCTGGCGCTCGCGCTCGTCTATGCTGCCATCCGCTGGCACCGTCCCGTGCTGGCCGCCACGGAAGTCTTTGCCTTGTCACTGGCGGCCTTCGTGCCGGTCACCTTCGGGCAGGCGGCCTGGCGTCAAATCAACTCCGCCGCGGCTGCCGATACCCGGCCCGCGCACTCGCTCAGCCTGCCGGTTGCCGGCGGTCGCCGCGTGGTCTGGATCGTCTTCGATGAGATGGACGCCCGGCCCGCCTTCCTGGCGCGTCCTCCCGGCCTGAGCCTGCCCAACCTCGATCGCTTGCGCGCGCAAGCGCTCTATGCCTCCGCAGCCCGCCAGGCCGGACTGCAAACCGTGGCGTCGTTCACATCTATCATCGCGGGACGCCAGGTGTACGGCGCGCGCCCGCAGGCAAACGAGCTTCTGGTCAGCTTCCAGCCGGATGCGGAACCCCACGAAGCCTTCAGCCGGCAGCCCAGCCTCTTCTCCAAGGCCCGTGAAGCGGGCTTCGCAACGGCCGCGGCCGGCTGGTACTTTCCCTATTGCCGCCTGCTGGAGTCCTCACTTACGCGCTGCGCATGGCAGCCCATGGACGCTCCGCCCCGCGCCGCCGACCCCGCCTTCGCCGCCATCGTGGCCGAACAGTGGCGTAGCTTGCTGCCGCTGGAAAAGCGAAGGAACCACCGCTCCCTGTATGTCTCCCTCATGCGCGCGGCCCGTGACTACGTCGCCGACCCTTCTCTCGGACTCGTCCTCATCCACGTGCCCGTGCCCCACGAGCCCGCCATTTACGACCGCGGCGCTGGTGCCCTCACCCTGCTGAGCTTCCGCCAGAGTTGGTATGAGGACAACCTGGCGCTGGCGGACCGCGCCCTGGGCGAGCTGCGCGCGGCCATGGAGCAGGCCGGAACCTGGGACAGCAGCACGGTGCTGGTCACCTCTGACCACTCTCTGCGTTACTACCGCGACTTCAACACCCAGACCGATTCCCGGGTGCCGTTTCTGCTGAAGCCCGCCGGACCCGCGCAGCCGCTGACCTACTCATCGGAGTTCAGCGCGCTGGCCACCCATGGGTTGCTGCTGGCCGCCCTCCGCGGCGAAATCACAGACACCGCCTCCGCCGCCCGCTGGCTGGACGCTCACGCCGCCACGTCTTCAACTTCTACTTCGACCGACTAG
- a CDS encoding S9 family peptidase, producing the protein VQGFLVKPPDFDASKKYPVKFLVHGGPQGAWGDSWTYRWNAQLFAASGYVVVMINFRGSTGYGQAFIDKINGDWGGGAYRDLMTGLDYALAKYPFLDRGRVCALGASFGGYMVNWIAGHTTRFQCLVSHDGDFNNESSYGSTEELWFPEWEFHGTPWANPLMYRHWSPHRFVAKFKTPTLVVHGQLDYRVDVSEGLQMFTALQRQGVPSKFLYFPDEGHWVLKPQNSRLWYETVNTWVDEHLKK; encoded by the coding sequence AGGTCCAGGGGTTCCTGGTGAAGCCGCCGGATTTCGACGCCAGCAAGAAATATCCGGTGAAGTTCCTGGTGCACGGCGGGCCGCAGGGGGCGTGGGGCGATTCCTGGACCTATCGGTGGAACGCGCAGCTTTTCGCCGCCAGCGGGTACGTGGTGGTGATGATCAACTTCCGCGGCTCGACCGGCTACGGGCAGGCGTTCATCGACAAGATCAACGGCGACTGGGGCGGCGGCGCCTACCGGGACCTGATGACGGGCCTGGACTACGCGCTCGCCAAGTATCCCTTTCTCGACCGTGGGCGAGTGTGCGCGCTGGGAGCGTCGTTCGGCGGCTACATGGTGAACTGGATCGCTGGACACACCACGCGCTTCCAGTGCCTGGTGTCGCACGACGGCGATTTCAACAACGAGTCCTCCTACGGCAGCACGGAAGAGCTGTGGTTCCCGGAGTGGGAGTTCCATGGCACTCCATGGGCGAATCCGCTGATGTACCGCCATTGGTCACCGCACCGGTTCGTGGCCAAGTTCAAGACGCCGACGCTGGTCGTCCACGGGCAGCTCGACTACCGCGTGGACGTTTCCGAGGGGCTGCAGATGTTCACGGCGCTACAGCGGCAGGGCGTGCCGTCGAAGTTCCTGTACTTCCCAGACGAGGGGCACTGGGTGCTCAAGCCGCAGAACAGCCGCCTGTGGTATGAGACGGTGAATACATGGGTGGATGAGCATTTGAAGAAGTAG
- a CDS encoding cold-shock protein produces the protein MKWFNGAKGYGFIQRASGEDVFVHFSAIQENGYRTLNEGETVEFDLLQGPKGFHAANVVRV, from the coding sequence GTGAAGTGGTTCAATGGGGCCAAGGGCTACGGCTTCATCCAGAGGGCCAGTGGCGAGGATGTGTTCGTCCATTTCTCCGCCATCCAGGAGAACGGGTACCGCACGCTGAACGAAGGAGAGACGGTGGAGTTCGACCTGCTGCAGGGGCCAAAAGGTTTCCATGCGGCCAACGTAGTGCGCGTCTAA